From a single Kitasatospora azatica KCTC 9699 genomic region:
- a CDS encoding Ldh family oxidoreductase yields MPVTSTLEGDGARLGAPHGTSRPGVLVRYPELLRFTAEVFADRGLPAARARTAAEALCYGDLTGLTSHGLVNLTRLHLPLLDERRADPLAEPERLTDLGAAVLLDDRRALGLWAAPAAMDLAVERAATHGIGLVSVRGATHLGCAGFHTLRAARRGMIGLLAANCGRQRIARPPGGRPAMLGTNPLSVAAPAGGRLHPFVLDMSTTAVPTGRVRAAARAGQRIPEGWVADQDGAPVTDPAAFDRGEAHLLWLGSRPETGAFKGYGLGLVVEVLGALLAGAGLGPAQQALAGDGGPTGRDDDIGYLTLAVAPGALRDGAEFAAQATGLFGSLLDCPPVDPTRPVSYPGHPEGELAARQLISGVHLSPARFQELTELAADSGLTAPRPIGGAA; encoded by the coding sequence ATGCCCGTGACCTCCACCCTCGAAGGCGACGGCGCCCGCCTCGGCGCCCCGCACGGTACGAGCCGCCCCGGCGTCCTGGTCCGCTACCCCGAGCTGCTGCGCTTCACCGCCGAGGTGTTCGCCGACCGCGGCCTGCCCGCCGCCCGGGCCAGGACCGCCGCCGAGGCGCTCTGCTACGGCGACCTCACCGGTCTCACCTCGCACGGCCTGGTCAACCTCACCCGGCTCCACCTCCCGCTGCTGGACGAGCGGCGGGCCGACCCGCTCGCCGAGCCGGAGCGGCTGACCGACCTCGGCGCCGCCGTGCTGCTCGACGACCGTCGGGCGCTCGGCCTGTGGGCGGCCCCGGCCGCGATGGACCTGGCGGTGGAGCGGGCCGCCACCCACGGCATCGGCCTGGTCTCGGTGCGCGGCGCCACCCACCTGGGCTGCGCCGGCTTCCACACCCTGCGGGCCGCCCGGCGCGGCATGATCGGCCTGCTGGCGGCGAACTGCGGCCGGCAGCGGATCGCCCGTCCGCCGGGCGGCCGGCCCGCGATGCTCGGCACCAACCCGCTCAGCGTGGCCGCCCCGGCGGGCGGGCGACTGCACCCGTTCGTCCTGGACATGAGCACCACGGCGGTGCCGACCGGCCGGGTCCGGGCCGCCGCCCGCGCCGGGCAGCGGATCCCGGAGGGCTGGGTGGCCGACCAGGACGGGGCGCCGGTCACCGACCCGGCCGCCTTCGACCGCGGCGAGGCGCACCTGCTCTGGCTGGGCAGTCGGCCGGAGACCGGCGCCTTCAAGGGGTACGGGCTCGGGCTGGTGGTCGAGGTGCTGGGCGCGCTGCTGGCCGGCGCGGGCCTCGGCCCGGCCCAGCAGGCGCTGGCCGGCGACGGCGGCCCGACCGGACGCGACGACGACATCGGCTACCTGACGCTGGCCGTCGCACCGGGCGCGCTGCGCGACGGCGCGGAGTTCGCCGCCCAGGCCACCGGGCTGTTCGGCAGCCTGCTGGACTGCCCGCCGGTCGACCCGACCCGGCCGGTGAGCTACCCGGGCCACCCCGAGGGCGAGCTGGCGGCCCGTCAGCTGATCAGCGGGGTGCACCTGTCGCCGGCCCGCTTCCAGGAGCTGACCGAGTTGGCCGCCGACAGCGGCCTGACCGCTCCCCGACCGATCGGCGGCGCCGCATGA